A single region of the Jatrophihabitans sp. GAS493 genome encodes:
- a CDS encoding glycosyltransferase, whose amino-acid sequence MGSGREAAGRAEPRIAACLIVRDEAERLPACLASLHGVVDEVIVHDTGSRDSSREVAAGCGATVIAGRWLDDFARARNVALDAATAEWILAVDADETLQVDPAALTAALQVADEVDAFAVEIRSRGGADSRGLDARAEVKLFRRGGLRYRGRVHERLERADAKPLTVRLLPPQTLRYQHSGYQDAAVATAKAVRNARLARLELDELLADPDPQPADVARAALDLGRSELGAGQFEAAAGALRMARAQPEELMEWAWATDFLARLALRTGDPQEVLRLADELAATELADEYSSWLKAQAFGLLGRAPECLQQLDTITSLHDLAGRELAFGQVRELRALAEANRDEAESELH is encoded by the coding sequence ATGGGGTCGGGCCGAGAGGCCGCCGGCCGGGCCGAGCCCAGGATCGCGGCCTGTCTCATCGTCCGCGACGAGGCCGAGCGCCTACCGGCCTGCCTGGCCTCGCTGCACGGGGTGGTGGACGAGGTGATCGTGCATGACACCGGCTCCCGGGATTCGTCACGGGAGGTGGCGGCCGGTTGCGGTGCGACCGTGATCGCCGGTCGCTGGCTGGACGACTTCGCCCGGGCGCGCAACGTCGCCCTCGACGCCGCCACGGCCGAGTGGATTCTCGCCGTCGATGCGGATGAGACGCTGCAGGTCGACCCGGCTGCGTTGACGGCGGCGCTGCAGGTGGCCGACGAGGTCGACGCCTTCGCCGTCGAGATCCGCAGCCGCGGCGGAGCGGACAGCCGGGGCCTGGACGCGCGGGCGGAGGTGAAGCTATTCCGTCGGGGTGGGCTGCGCTACCGCGGCCGGGTGCATGAACGCCTGGAGCGAGCCGACGCGAAGCCGCTGACGGTTCGGCTGCTGCCGCCGCAGACGCTGCGCTACCAGCACTCCGGTTACCAGGACGCTGCCGTGGCCACGGCCAAGGCGGTGCGCAATGCCCGGCTCGCCCGACTGGAGTTGGACGAACTCCTCGCCGACCCCGACCCGCAGCCGGCCGACGTGGCCCGGGCCGCGCTGGATCTGGGGCGCAGCGAACTCGGCGCCGGCCAGTTCGAAGCAGCGGCCGGGGCGCTGCGGATGGCGCGTGCCCAGCCCGAAGAGCTGATGGAGTGGGCCTGGGCCACCGACTTCCTGGCCCGGCTGGCCCTGCGCACCGGCGACCCGCAGGAGGTGCTGCGACTGGCCGACGAGCTCGCGGCCACGGAGCTGGCCGATGAGTACTCGAGCTGGCTGAAGGCCCAGGCATTCGGGTTGCTCGGGCGGGCGCCGGAGTGCCTGCAGCAGCTGGACACGATCACGTCGCTGCACGACCTGGCCGGCCGCGAGCTGGCCTTCGGCCAGGTGCGGGAGCTGCGAGCGCTGGCCGAGGCGAATCGGGACGAGGCCGAGAGCGAGCTCCACTAG
- a CDS encoding YbjN domain-containing protein: MSDSSAKAGGRAAERSAVAATIEAALIEGGLQFERISDLEFAVNLPGERRLKTACILTVGEHALSIEAFVVRKPDENREQFYGFLLRHNARLYAVSWSIDDTGDVYLTGRVPLHSVTAEEIDRILGSVLEYADNNFNTLLKIGFGSSIRREWAWRVKNGESLANLQAFADFAQRAPADEPPTTEA, from the coding sequence ATGAGCGACTCTTCAGCCAAGGCCGGCGGACGGGCCGCGGAGCGGTCGGCCGTGGCCGCCACCATCGAGGCGGCCCTGATCGAGGGCGGCCTGCAGTTCGAGCGGATCAGCGACCTTGAGTTCGCGGTCAACCTCCCCGGCGAGCGTCGGCTGAAGACGGCCTGCATCCTCACGGTGGGCGAGCATGCGCTCTCCATCGAGGCCTTCGTGGTTCGCAAGCCGGACGAGAACCGGGAGCAGTTCTATGGCTTTCTGCTGCGTCACAATGCGCGTTTGTATGCCGTCTCCTGGTCGATCGACGACACCGGGGACGTGTATCTAACCGGTCGCGTCCCGCTGCATTCGGTCACCGCCGAGGAGATCGACCGGATCCTGGGCAGCGTGCTGGAGTACGCCGACAACAACTTCAATACCCTGCTCAAGATCGGGTTCGGTTCCTCGATCCGCCGCGAGTGGGCCTGGCGGGTCAAGAACGGCGAGTCGCTGGCCAACCTGCAGGCTTTTGCCGACTTCGCCCAGCGCGCCCCGGCGGACGAGCCGCCGACGACCGAGGCGTAA
- the mshA gene encoding D-inositol-3-phosphate glycosyltransferase gives MKGGGVRRVAMLSVHTSPLDIPGGGDAGGMNVYIVETARRLAAAGVQVEIFTRATASNQLPVVEMCPGVLVRHVVAGPFEGLGKDDLPAQMCAFAAAVQRAEAFHDSGWYDLIHSHYWLSGQVGWLARDRWGVPLVHSAHTLGKVKNMALAEGDPPEPRARIIGEEQVVAESDRLIASTTDEAKALVELYDADPTRVSIVPPGVDLEVFTPDTGGGAAGARSRLGIDPRAQVLLFVGRIQPLKAPDVLLRAVAQLDARHRERPVKTLIVGAPSGSGLAHPKWLPKLAADLGIADIVEFRPPAGREELADLYRAADLTVVPSYNESFGLVALESQACGTPVLAAEVGGLPTAVHHGVSGLLVDGHDPLEWATALSGLLDNPARLAALAAGSRPHAKHFSWERTTAELMSAYHEAIDSFASRTQRIG, from the coding sequence ATGAAGGGTGGCGGTGTGCGGCGAGTTGCCATGCTCAGCGTGCATACCTCGCCGCTGGACATCCCCGGCGGCGGCGACGCCGGCGGCATGAACGTCTACATCGTCGAGACGGCCCGCCGCCTGGCCGCGGCCGGTGTGCAGGTCGAGATCTTCACCCGGGCCACCGCCAGCAACCAGCTCCCGGTCGTGGAGATGTGCCCCGGGGTACTCGTCCGTCACGTCGTCGCCGGCCCCTTCGAGGGACTGGGGAAGGACGACCTGCCGGCCCAGATGTGCGCCTTCGCCGCGGCCGTTCAGCGGGCCGAGGCCTTCCACGACTCCGGCTGGTACGACCTGATCCACTCGCACTACTGGCTCAGCGGTCAGGTCGGCTGGCTGGCCCGCGATCGCTGGGGCGTGCCGCTCGTGCACTCCGCGCACACCCTGGGCAAGGTCAAGAACATGGCGCTGGCCGAAGGGGATCCGCCCGAGCCACGGGCCCGGATCATCGGCGAGGAGCAGGTGGTCGCCGAGTCCGACCGTCTCATCGCATCGACCACCGACGAGGCGAAGGCCCTCGTCGAGTTGTACGACGCCGACCCGACCCGGGTCTCGATCGTCCCGCCGGGGGTGGATCTGGAGGTCTTCACCCCCGACACCGGCGGTGGCGCGGCCGGAGCGCGGAGCCGCCTCGGAATTGATCCGCGGGCCCAGGTGCTGCTCTTCGTGGGTCGCATCCAGCCGTTGAAGGCCCCGGACGTGCTGCTACGGGCGGTGGCCCAGCTCGACGCCCGGCACCGCGAACGGCCGGTGAAGACGCTGATCGTCGGCGCACCCAGTGGCTCCGGACTGGCCCACCCGAAGTGGCTCCCCAAACTCGCCGCCGACCTCGGCATCGCCGACATCGTCGAATTCCGCCCGCCGGCTGGACGTGAGGAGCTGGCCGACCTCTACCGGGCGGCCGACCTCACCGTCGTCCCCAGTTACAACGAATCCTTCGGTCTGGTTGCCCTCGAGTCGCAGGCCTGCGGAACGCCGGTGCTGGCGGCCGAGGTCGGCGGCCTACCCACGGCCGTACACCACGGTGTGTCGGGGCTGCTGGTCGACGGTCACGACCCGCTGGAGTGGGCCACTGCCCTCTCCGGGCTGCTGGACAACCCGGCGCGGTTGGCGGCACTCGCCGCCGGATCGCGGCCGCACGCCAAGCACTTCTCCTGGGAGCGGACCACCGCCGAACTGATGAGCGCCTACCACGAGGCGATCGACTCCTTCGCCTCCCGCACGCAGCGAATCGGATGA